From the unidentified bacterial endosymbiont genome, one window contains:
- a CDS encoding pyridoxal phosphatase, which yields MDYQVIALDLDGTLLTPEKTILSASLSALQNARKAGAKVVIVTGRHFVAIHPFYQALGLNTPAICCNGALLYDYTEKRVIASDPLRPEQATQLVNLLDSDNVHSLMYADDAMFYQEPSGHITRTENWAKSLPESQRPIFKQVPSLREASQHVNAIWKFALTGSDTEKLQRFAQIVERELGLACEWSWHDQVDIAQAGNSKGKRLAQWVQTQGLSMSQVIAFGDNFNDLSMLKHAGLGVAMGNAVDEVKACADLVIGNNTEAGIADVVNQYFEQVPTTECL from the coding sequence ATGGACTATCAGGTAATCGCCCTTGATCTCGACGGTACTTTATTGACGCCAGAAAAAACTATTTTATCCGCATCATTATCTGCCCTTCAGAATGCGCGTAAAGCTGGGGCGAAGGTTGTCATCGTTACCGGTCGGCACTTTGTCGCCATTCATCCTTTTTATCAGGCATTAGGACTTAATACACCCGCTATATGTTGCAATGGTGCTTTATTGTACGATTACACCGAAAAAAGGGTCATTGCCTCAGACCCGTTACGACCAGAACAAGCGACACAATTAGTTAACTTACTTGATAGTGACAATGTCCATAGTCTGATGTATGCCGACGATGCCATGTTTTATCAGGAACCCTCGGGGCATATTACCCGTACAGAGAATTGGGCTAAGTCTCTCCCTGAATCCCAACGGCCAATTTTCAAACAAGTTCCCTCTCTTCGTGAAGCATCACAGCATGTTAATGCTATCTGGAAATTTGCCCTCACCGGCTCTGATACTGAAAAACTACAGCGCTTTGCTCAGATCGTCGAACGTGAGCTTGGGCTTGCGTGTGAATGGTCCTGGCATGACCAGGTAGATATAGCCCAAGCCGGAAACAGTAAGGGTAAACGCCTGGCACAGTGGGTTCAGACGCAAGGTTTATCTATGAGCCAGGTTATAGCCTTTGGTGATAATTTCAACGATCTAAGTATGTTGAAGCATGCTGGCCTGGGTGTTGCTATGGGTAACGCTGTTGATGAAGTCAAAGCCTGCGCTGATTTGGTAATAGGTAACAATACAGAAGCTGGAATAGCGGATGTCGTAAACCAGTACTTTGAACAAGTTCCGACAACAGAATGTCTGTAA
- the modC gene encoding molybdenum ABC transporter ATP-binding protein ModC, with translation MLELHFTQTLGNHCLTLNETLPASGITAIFGVSGAGKTSLINAISGLTHPQSGRIVLNNRVLHDVENKIYLSPEKRRIGYVFQDARLFPHYSVRGNLRYGMAKSMAVQFDKLVALLGIGPLLDRLPSSLSGGEKQRVAIGRALLTAPELLLLDEPLASLDIPRKRELLPYLQRLAREINIPMLYVSHSLDEILHLADKVLVLEAGKVKAFGALEEVWGSSVMHPWLPKEQQSSILKVSVLEHHPHYAMTALALGDQHLWVNKIDKPLQSALRIRIQASDVSLVLHPPLQTSIRNILRAKVAACFDDHGQVEVKLEVGSKTLWARISPWARDELGIKPGLWLYAQIKSVSITT, from the coding sequence ATGCTGGAACTTCATTTCACCCAGACGCTGGGAAACCACTGCCTGACGCTTAACGAAACGCTACCCGCTAGCGGCATAACCGCCATTTTTGGGGTGTCCGGGGCGGGTAAAACGTCGCTGATTAATGCTATTAGCGGTCTGACGCACCCGCAGTCAGGGCGAATTGTTTTAAATAACCGCGTGTTACATGACGTCGAAAACAAGATTTACCTGTCCCCAGAGAAACGCCGTATCGGTTACGTGTTTCAGGATGCAAGGCTGTTTCCGCACTACAGCGTGCGCGGAAATCTGCGCTACGGCATGGCGAAAAGTATGGCCGTACAATTCGATAAGCTGGTGGCGCTGTTGGGCATCGGGCCATTGCTGGACAGGCTGCCTTCCTCGCTCTCTGGTGGCGAGAAACAGCGTGTGGCGATAGGGCGTGCGCTGTTGACCGCACCGGAACTGCTATTACTCGACGAGCCGCTGGCGTCGCTTGATATTCCACGCAAGCGTGAATTGTTACCGTATCTGCAGCGTCTGGCGCGTGAAATCAATATTCCCATGCTGTACGTCAGCCACTCGCTGGACGAAATTCTGCATCTGGCAGATAAAGTGCTGGTGCTGGAGGCGGGCAAGGTGAAAGCGTTTGGCGCTCTGGAGGAGGTATGGGGCAGCAGCGTGATGCACCCCTGGCTGCCGAAGGAGCAGCAGAGCAGTATTCTGAAGGTCAGCGTGCTGGAACACCATCCGCATTACGCCATGACTGCGCTGGCGCTGGGTGATCAGCACCTGTGGGTTAATAAGATTGACAAGCCGCTGCAGTCTGCGCTGCGGATCCGCATTCAGGCGTCGGATGTTTCACTGGTACTTCATCCCCCGCTGCAAACCAGCATCCGAAATATACTGCGCGCCAAAGTGGCGGCGTGTTTTGATGATCACGGCCAGGTCGAAGTAAAGCTCGAGGTGGGCAGTAAAACGCTCTGGGCGCGCATTAGCCCGTGGGCCAGAGACGAGCTAGGGATAAAGCCTGGCCTGTGGCTCTATGCGCAAATCAAGAGCGTCTCGATCACCACCTGA
- the modB gene encoding molybdate ABC transporter permease subunit, with amino-acid sequence MILTDPEWQAVLLSLKVSSLAVALSLPFGIFFAWLLVRCKFPGKALLDSVLHLPLVLPPVVVGYLLLIAMGRRGFIGSWLYDWFGLTFAFSWRGAVLAAAVMSFPLMVRAIRLALEGVDIKLEQAARTLGAGRWRVFFTITLPLTLPGIIVGTVLAFARSLGEFGATITFVSNIPGETRTLPSAMYTLIQTPGGESAAARLCIISIVLALASLLVSEWLARICRERMGK; translated from the coding sequence ATGATATTGACCGATCCTGAATGGCAGGCCGTGCTGCTGAGCCTTAAAGTCTCTTCCCTGGCGGTTGCGCTGAGTTTGCCCTTTGGGATCTTCTTTGCCTGGTTATTGGTTCGCTGTAAGTTTCCGGGCAAAGCCCTTCTGGACAGCGTTCTTCATCTTCCTCTGGTTCTGCCGCCCGTGGTGGTCGGTTATCTGCTGTTAATAGCAATGGGTCGTCGTGGTTTTATCGGCTCATGGCTATACGATTGGTTCGGACTGACGTTTGCCTTCAGCTGGCGTGGTGCGGTACTGGCGGCCGCGGTGATGTCATTTCCGCTGATGGTGCGGGCAATCCGCCTGGCGCTGGAAGGCGTTGACATCAAGCTAGAACAGGCGGCCCGTACCCTGGGGGCCGGACGCTGGCGCGTCTTTTTCACCATTACGCTTCCCCTTACGCTGCCGGGTATTATCGTCGGCACTGTGCTGGCATTTGCCCGTTCGCTTGGTGAGTTCGGGGCGACCATCACCTTTGTGTCTAACATCCCTGGTGAGACGCGAACCCTTCCGTCGGCGATGTACACCCTTATTCAGACTCCGGGCGGTGAAAGTGCGGCGGCGCGGTTGTGCATCATCTCAATTGTGCTGGCGCTGGCCTCGCTGCTGGTGTCGGAATGGCTGGCGCGTATTTGCCGCGAGCGGATGGGGAAATAA
- the modA gene encoding molybdate ABC transporter substrate-binding protein: MTRRWARLFAGATLTLSLTGHALAGEGKITVFAAASLTNAMQDIAAEYKKEHNVEVVSSFASSSTLARQIEAGAPADLFISADQKWMDYAVEKQSIEASTRETLLGNSLVVVAPKSSAQGAMTINKETNWTRLLNGGRLAVGDPDHVPAGIYAKEALQKLGAWETLSPKLAPAEDVRGALALVERNEAPLGIVYGSDAVASKGVKVVGTFPEETHKKVEYPVAMVNGHKNATVTAFYDYLKGPEASAIFKRYGFTTH, encoded by the coding sequence ATGACACGTAGATGGGCACGCCTGTTCGCAGGGGCAACATTAACGCTTTCACTCACCGGACACGCGCTGGCTGGTGAAGGCAAAATCACGGTCTTTGCGGCAGCATCTCTGACCAATGCGATGCAGGATATTGCTGCGGAATACAAAAAAGAGCACAACGTCGAGGTCGTCTCCTCGTTTGCGTCCTCTTCAACGCTGGCGCGCCAGATTGAAGCGGGCGCACCGGCCGATCTCTTTATTTCTGCCGATCAGAAGTGGATGGATTACGCGGTTGAGAAGCAATCGATAGAGGCATCAACCCGCGAAACGCTGCTGGGCAATAGCCTTGTTGTCGTTGCGCCAAAAAGCAGCGCCCAGGGTGCTATGACCATCAATAAAGAGACCAACTGGACGCGCCTGTTAAACGGTGGACGTCTGGCGGTGGGCGATCCTGACCACGTCCCGGCCGGAATTTACGCCAAAGAAGCGTTGCAGAAACTGGGCGCGTGGGAAACCTTATCGCCAAAACTGGCGCCGGCTGAAGATGTCCGCGGCGCTCTGGCGCTGGTGGAACGTAATGAAGCGCCGCTGGGTATTGTTTACGGCTCTGATGCCGTTGCCAGCAAGGGTGTCAAAGTGGTGGGGACCTTCCCGGAAGAGACCCATAAGAAAGTGGAATATCCTGTTGCGATGGTGAATGGACATAAAAATGCGACCGTCACGGCCTTCTATGACTATTTGAAGGGACCAGAAGCGTCGGCAATCTTTAAACGTTACGGATTCACGACTCACTAA
- a CDS encoding AcrZ family multidrug efflux pump-associated protein, giving the protein MLELLKSLVFAVIMVPVVMAIILGAIYGLGEVFNVFSNIGHRDQPKKQQ; this is encoded by the coding sequence ATGTTAGAGTTGTTGAAAAGTCTGGTATTCGCAGTAATCATGGTACCAGTAGTGATGGCTATCATCCTCGGTGCCATCTATGGCTTGGGTGAAGTGTTCAACGTCTTTTCGAACATCGGTCACCGAGACCAGCCTAAAAAGCAGCAATGA
- the modE gene encoding molybdenum-dependent transcriptional regulator, which yields MQAEILLTLRLQQKLFADPRRIALLKQIEQTGSISQGAKNAGISYKSAWDAINEMNTLSEQTLVDRATGGKGGGGAVLTRYGQRLIQLYDLLAHIQQKAFNVLSDDDNLPLDSLLAAISRFSLQTSARNQWFGTVTARGNSQVQQHIDILLADGSTRLKAAITAQSGLRLGLDEGKEVLVLVKAPWVSIATRPEHAQDADNQLHGVISHIERGEEQCEVLMTLPDGQMLCATIPAVEAVELEEGAVVTAYFNADRVIIATLC from the coding sequence ATGCAGGCCGAAATTCTCCTCACATTACGACTTCAGCAGAAGCTTTTTGCCGATCCCCGACGTATCGCCCTGCTTAAACAAATAGAACAAACCGGTTCAATTAGCCAGGGGGCGAAAAACGCGGGCATCAGTTATAAAAGCGCGTGGGATGCCATCAACGAAATGAATACCCTGAGTGAGCAGACGCTGGTCGATCGAGCAACGGGCGGTAAAGGCGGCGGCGGAGCGGTGCTTACCCGCTATGGCCAACGCCTGATCCAGCTTTACGACCTGCTGGCTCACATCCAGCAAAAAGCGTTTAACGTGTTAAGTGACGACGACAACCTTCCGCTGGACAGTCTGTTAGCCGCCATCTCCCGCTTTTCGTTACAGACCAGCGCGCGTAATCAATGGTTTGGTACCGTGACAGCACGCGGTAACTCGCAGGTACAGCAGCATATCGACATCCTGCTTGCCGACGGCAGCACTCGCCTGAAAGCGGCCATCACGGCACAGAGCGGGCTGCGGCTTGGGCTGGACGAAGGTAAAGAGGTGCTGGTGTTAGTAAAGGCCCCGTGGGTAAGTATCGCCACCCGTCCCGAGCATGCTCAGGATGCAGATAACCAGCTTCACGGCGTCATCAGCCACATTGAACGCGGTGAAGAACAGTGCGAAGTACTGATGACGCTGCCAGACGGGCAAATGCTGTGCGCGACCATTCCGGCAGTCGAGGCGGTTGAATTAGAGGAAGGTGCTGTCGTTACCGCATATTTCAACGCAGACCGGGTGATTATCGCCACATTATGCTGA
- the modF gene encoding molybdate ABC transporter ATP-binding protein ModF has protein sequence MSSLHISQGTFRLSDTRTLTLPDLTLRAGESWAFVGTNGSGKSALARALAGELILLQGERQCGFTRLTRLSFEQLQKLVSEEWQRNNTDLLSPGEDDTGRTTAEIIQDHVNDPARCQRLAEQFGITPLLDRRFKYLSTGETRKTLLCQALMSEPELLILDEPFDGLDVQSRAQLAALLGSLNQAGYTIVLVLNRFDEIPDFVQNAGVLADCTLTETGTTSALLEHALVAQLAHSEKRQGIALPEPDVPPAHHALDPREPRIILRDGVVSYDDRPVLNHLNWTVAAGEHWQIVGPNGAGKSTLLSLITGDHSQGYSNDLTLFGRRRGSGETIWDIKKHIGYVSSSLHLDYRVSTTVRNVILSGYFDSIGIYQAVSDKQHKLARRWLDILGMDKCIADAPFHSLSWGQQRLALITRALVKHPTLLILDEPLQGLDPLNRQLVRRFVDILIGEGETQLLFVSHHAEDAPSCITHRLEFIPDGEHYRYLLSKID, from the coding sequence ATGTCATCATTGCACATTTCGCAAGGCACGTTTCGCCTTAGCGATACCCGAACCCTAACGCTGCCTGATTTAACATTACGCGCGGGCGAAAGCTGGGCGTTTGTTGGAACCAACGGCAGCGGGAAATCCGCACTCGCCCGCGCGCTGGCAGGAGAGCTTATCCTGCTACAAGGCGAGCGCCAGTGCGGCTTTACGCGTCTGACGCGGCTCTCGTTTGAACAGTTGCAAAAGCTGGTCAGTGAGGAGTGGCAGCGTAATAACACCGATTTGCTCAGCCCGGGTGAAGACGATACGGGCCGCACGACGGCAGAGATTATCCAGGACCACGTTAACGATCCCGCTCGCTGCCAACGACTGGCGGAACAGTTTGGCATTACCCCCCTTCTGGATCGACGTTTCAAATACCTCTCTACCGGCGAGACGCGCAAGACGCTGCTATGCCAGGCCCTGATGAGCGAGCCGGAACTGCTGATCCTGGATGAGCCTTTCGACGGGCTGGATGTGCAGTCCCGCGCTCAACTTGCTGCTCTGTTGGGCTCTCTCAACCAGGCTGGATACACGATTGTACTGGTGCTAAACCGCTTTGATGAAATCCCGGATTTTGTGCAGAACGCAGGCGTGTTGGCGGACTGTACCCTGACCGAAACCGGTACAACATCCGCATTGCTCGAACACGCGCTCGTTGCTCAACTGGCGCATAGCGAAAAACGGCAAGGCATTGCGCTGCCTGAACCCGATGTTCCCCCCGCACACCATGCGCTTGACCCCCGTGAACCCCGCATTATATTACGCGATGGCGTGGTATCTTATGACGATCGTCCGGTGCTTAATCATCTTAACTGGACAGTTGCGGCGGGTGAACACTGGCAGATCGTTGGCCCAAATGGCGCAGGTAAATCCACATTATTAAGCCTTATTACCGGCGATCATTCCCAGGGATACAGTAACGATCTCACGCTGTTTGGCCGTCGTCGCGGCAGCGGAGAAACCATCTGGGACATTAAAAAACATATTGGCTATGTCAGCAGCAGCCTGCATCTGGATTACCGCGTCAGTACCACGGTACGCAACGTGATCCTGTCCGGGTATTTTGACTCTATCGGCATTTATCAGGCGGTTTCGGATAAACAACACAAGCTGGCCCGGCGGTGGCTGGATATTCTGGGGATGGATAAGTGCATCGCCGACGCGCCGTTTCACAGTTTGTCATGGGGACAACAGCGCCTGGCGCTGATTACGCGCGCGCTGGTGAAACATCCGACGCTTCTCATTCTGGATGAACCGCTGCAGGGCCTGGACCCCCTCAACCGCCAGCTGGTCCGCCGTTTTGTTGATATTTTGATTGGCGAAGGTGAAACACAGCTATTGTTTGTTTCTCACCATGCCGAAGATGCCCCGTCATGCATCACCCATCGTCTTGAGTTTATCCCCGACGGTGAGCACTATCGTTACCTGTTGAGCAAAATTGATTAG
- the galE gene encoding UDP-glucose 4-epimerase GalE gives MRVLVTGGSGYIGSHTCVQLLKNGHDVIILDNLCNSKRSVLPVIERLAGKQPTFVEGDIRNEALMTDILHDHAIETVIHFAGLKAVGESVAKPLEYYDNNVNGTLRLISAMRAANVKNVIFSSSATVYGDQPQIPYVESFPTGTPQSPYGKSKLMVEQILADLQKAQPEWSIALLRYFNPVGAHPSGDMGEDPQGIPNNLMPYIAQVAVGRRDSLAIFGNDYPTEDGTGVRDYIHVMDLADGHVAAMQQLADKPGVHIYNLGAGVGSSVLDVVNAFSKACGKPVNYHFAPRREGDLPAYWADASKADKELNWRVTRTLDEMAQDTWHWQSRHPQGYPD, from the coding sequence ATGCGAGTTCTGGTAACAGGTGGTAGCGGTTACATTGGTAGTCATACCTGCGTGCAACTGCTGAAAAACGGTCATGATGTCATTATTCTCGACAACCTGTGCAACAGTAAGCGCAGCGTACTGCCGGTGATTGAACGTCTTGCCGGCAAACAGCCCACGTTCGTGGAAGGCGACATCCGCAATGAAGCGTTGATGACCGACATCCTTCACGACCACGCCATTGAGACCGTTATCCACTTCGCGGGCCTCAAAGCAGTCGGTGAATCGGTAGCAAAACCGCTGGAGTACTACGACAATAACGTCAACGGTACGCTGCGATTGATCTCCGCCATGCGGGCGGCGAACGTCAAAAACGTTATTTTCAGTTCGTCCGCAACCGTCTATGGCGATCAGCCCCAAATCCCTTACGTTGAAAGCTTCCCGACCGGCACGCCGCAAAGCCCATACGGCAAGAGCAAGCTGATGGTGGAACAGATCCTGGCCGATCTGCAAAAAGCACAGCCAGAGTGGAGTATCGCGTTGCTGCGCTACTTCAACCCGGTGGGTGCCCATCCATCTGGCGATATGGGTGAAGATCCGCAGGGTATTCCTAATAATCTGATGCCTTACATTGCCCAAGTGGCGGTAGGTCGCCGTGACTCGCTGGCTATTTTTGGTAACGACTATCCAACCGAAGATGGCACTGGCGTGCGTGACTACATCCATGTGATGGATCTTGCCGACGGCCACGTTGCGGCAATGCAGCAGTTGGCAGACAAACCGGGCGTGCATATTTACAACCTTGGCGCCGGTGTCGGCAGCAGCGTGCTGGATGTGGTTAACGCCTTTAGCAAAGCCTGCGGCAAGCCGGTGAACTATCACTTCGCCCCACGTCGTGAGGGCGATCTTCCGGCCTACTGGGCCGATGCGTCTAAAGCCGATAAAGAGCTTAACTGGCGTGTCACCCGCACCCTTGATGAAATGGCACAGGATACCTGGCACTGGCAGTCACGCCATCCACAAGGTTATCCGGACTAA
- the galT gene encoding galactose-1-phosphate uridylyltransferase gives MTHFNPVEHPHRRFNPLSGQWILVSPHRARRPWQGAQETPAKQTLPQHDPDCFLCPGNTRVTGDTNPDYKGTYVFTNDFAALMTDTPDAPQSDDPLMRCESARGTSRVICFSPDHSKTLPELSVDALKEVVSTWQAQTAELGQTYPWVQVFENKGAAMGCSNPHPHGQIWANSFLPNEAEREDRLQKAYFAQNGSPMLVDYARRELADGSRTIVETEHWLAVVPYWAAWPFETLLLPKAHVPRITELSDAQRDDLALALKKLTSRYDNLFQCSFPYSMGWHGAPFNSEENPHWQLHAHFYPPLLRSATVRKFMVGYEMLAETQRDLTAEQAAERLRAVSDVHYRQSGV, from the coding sequence ATGACACACTTTAATCCCGTCGAGCATCCGCATCGTCGTTTTAACCCCTTAAGCGGACAATGGATTCTGGTCTCACCGCACCGCGCCAGGCGCCCCTGGCAGGGGGCGCAAGAGACGCCTGCGAAGCAGACCCTTCCACAGCATGACCCGGACTGTTTTCTGTGTCCGGGTAACACCCGCGTCACGGGTGATACCAACCCGGACTATAAAGGCACCTACGTTTTCACCAACGATTTTGCCGCCCTGATGACCGACACGCCGGATGCGCCGCAAAGCGATGATCCGCTGATGCGCTGTGAAAGCGCCCGCGGCACCAGCCGTGTTATCTGCTTCTCTCCCGATCACAGCAAAACGCTGCCGGAGCTGAGCGTTGATGCGCTGAAAGAGGTGGTCAGTACCTGGCAAGCGCAAACCGCAGAGCTGGGCCAAACATACCCGTGGGTGCAGGTGTTTGAAAATAAAGGCGCGGCTATGGGTTGCTCCAACCCGCATCCGCACGGGCAGATCTGGGCGAACAGCTTCCTGCCAAACGAAGCCGAGCGTGAAGACCGCCTGCAAAAAGCCTACTTTGCGCAAAACGGCTCGCCGATGCTGGTGGATTACGCCCGCCGTGAGCTGGCCGATGGCAGCCGTACGATCGTTGAAACCGAGCACTGGCTGGCCGTGGTGCCGTACTGGGCAGCCTGGCCGTTTGAAACGCTGCTGCTGCCAAAAGCGCATGTGCCGCGTATTACCGAGCTTAGCGACGCGCAGCGCGACGATCTTGCGCTGGCGTTAAAAAAACTGACCAGCCGTTACGATAACCTTTTCCAGTGCTCTTTCCCCTACTCGATGGGCTGGCACGGCGCACCGTTTAACAGTGAAGAGAACCCACACTGGCAGTTGCATGCCCATTTCTATCCGCCGCTGCTGCGTTCTGCGACGGTGCGTAAATTTATGGTGGGATACGAAATGCTGGCTGAAACCCAGCGTGACCTGACGGCGGAACAGGCGGCAGAACGTCTGCGTGCCGTTAGCGACGTCCATTATCGCCAATCAGGAGTTTAA
- the galK gene encoding galactokinase, protein MSLKDKTQSLFAEKFGYPATHVIQAPGRVNLIGEHTDYNDGFVLPCAIDYQTVISCAKRDDRIVRVMAADYANETDEFSLDAPIMSHNSQQWSNYVRGVVKHLQKRDTNIGGADLVISGNVPQGAGLSSSASLEVAVGTVFQQLYHLPLDGAQIALNGQEAENQFVGCNCGIMDQLISALGKKEHALLIDCRSLGTKAVPLPQGAAVVIINSNFKRTLVGSEYNTRREQCETGARFFQQPALRDVSLNEFNNVAHELDPVVAKRVRHVLTENARTVEAASALAKSDLKRMGELMAQSHASMRDDFEITVPQIDTLVEIVKATIGEKGGVRMTGGGFGGCIVALVPEELVPAVQDAVAKQYEAKTGIKETFYVCKASQGAGQC, encoded by the coding sequence ATGAGTCTGAAAGATAAAACACAATCCCTGTTTGCTGAAAAATTTGGCTACCCTGCCACCCACGTTATTCAGGCGCCAGGCCGCGTTAACCTGATCGGTGAACATACCGACTATAACGACGGTTTTGTTCTACCTTGCGCCATTGATTATCAGACGGTCATCAGTTGCGCGAAGCGTGACGATCGCATAGTGCGCGTGATGGCCGCCGATTACGCTAACGAGACGGACGAATTTTCGCTCGACGCGCCGATTATGTCTCATAACAGCCAGCAATGGTCGAACTATGTGCGCGGTGTGGTGAAGCATCTGCAAAAGCGTGACACAAATATCGGCGGCGCCGATTTAGTGATTAGCGGCAATGTGCCTCAGGGCGCGGGTTTAAGCTCCTCGGCTTCACTCGAAGTGGCGGTGGGTACCGTCTTCCAGCAGCTTTATCATCTGCCGCTGGACGGCGCGCAAATTGCACTCAACGGCCAGGAGGCAGAAAACCAGTTCGTGGGCTGTAACTGCGGCATCATGGACCAGCTGATCTCCGCGCTGGGCAAAAAAGAGCATGCCCTGCTGATTGATTGCCGATCGCTGGGAACGAAAGCCGTTCCCCTGCCGCAAGGCGCGGCGGTGGTTATCATCAACAGTAACTTCAAACGTACGCTGGTGGGTAGTGAGTACAACACCCGTCGCGAGCAGTGTGAGACCGGAGCACGCTTCTTCCAGCAACCCGCCCTGCGTGATGTGTCTCTGAATGAATTTAATAACGTGGCGCACGAGCTGGATCCGGTGGTGGCCAAACGCGTTCGTCACGTACTGACAGAAAATGCCCGTACCGTTGAAGCGGCCTCTGCGCTGGCGAAAAGCGACCTCAAGCGCATGGGTGAACTGATGGCACAATCCCATGCCTCCATGCGCGATGATTTCGAAATCACCGTTCCACAAATCGACACCCTGGTAGAGATTGTAAAAGCGACCATCGGCGAAAAAGGCGGCGTGCGCATGACTGGCGGCGGCTTTGGCGGGTGCATCGTTGCGCTGGTGCCCGAAGAGCTGGTCCCGGCCGTTCAGGATGCGGTGGCAAAACAGTACGAAGCCAAAACCGGCATCAAAGAAACCTTCTATGTTTGTAAAGCATCACAAGGAGCAGGACAGTGCTAA
- the galM gene encoding galactose-1-epimerase: MLNETPILAPDGLPYRLLTLRNGAGMVVTLMDWGATLLSARVPLPDSSVRETLLGCASPEQYINQTAYLGASVGRYANRIAKSRFELDGVRYPLQSSQGENQLHGGPEGFDKRRWKIARQNDSEALFSLHSADGDQGFPGNLTATARFTLTDDNRIAIEYRATVDKPCPVNLTNHAYFNLDGNQGDIRDHKLQILADEYLPVDEMGIPSQGLKSVSGTSFDFRRAKIIAQDFLSDDDQRKMKGYDHAFLLQAKGDIKQPAAQVWSADEKLQMTVYTTASALQFYSGNYLGGTTAREQDKYSDWQGLALESELLPDSPNHPEWPQPDCVLRPGEAYISVTEYHFIPH; encoded by the coding sequence GTGCTAAATGAAACGCCAATCCTTGCACCGGATGGCCTGCCGTACCGCCTGTTAACCTTGCGCAACGGCGCGGGGATGGTGGTTACGCTGATGGACTGGGGTGCAACCCTACTTTCCGCTCGCGTCCCCCTGCCTGACAGCAGCGTGCGCGAAACCCTGCTTGGCTGTGCGTCACCTGAGCAGTATATCAACCAGACCGCCTACCTCGGCGCATCGGTGGGACGTTATGCCAACCGCATCGCTAAAAGCCGTTTTGAACTCGACGGCGTGCGCTATCCGCTGCAGTCGAGCCAGGGCGAGAACCAGCTGCACGGCGGACCGGAAGGCTTTGATAAACGCCGCTGGAAAATCGCGCGGCAAAATGACAGCGAGGCGCTGTTCTCGCTCCATTCTGCCGATGGCGACCAGGGCTTCCCGGGCAATCTCACCGCCACTGCCCGCTTTACGCTCACCGACGATAACCGTATTGCCATTGAGTACCGTGCTACGGTCGATAAGCCGTGTCCGGTTAACCTGACCAACCACGCGTATTTCAACCTCGACGGCAATCAGGGCGATATTCGTGACCATAAGCTGCAGATCCTGGCCGATGAATACCTGCCGGTCGATGAGATGGGGATCCCCTCTCAGGGGCTGAAATCCGTGAGCGGCACCAGCTTTGATTTTCGCCGCGCAAAGATTATCGCTCAGGATTTCCTGAGTGATGACGATCAGCGCAAGATGAAAGGTTACGACCATGCTTTCCTGCTGCAGGCAAAAGGCGATATAAAGCAACCTGCGGCGCAGGTCTGGTCTGCCGATGAAAAGCTGCAGATGACGGTCTATACCACCGCGTCTGCCCTGCAGTTCTATTCAGGTAACTATCTGGGCGGCACAACGGCGCGTGAACAGGATAAGTACAGCGACTGGCAAGGTCTGGCGCTGGAAAGTGAACTCCTGCCAGACAGCCCAAACCATCCGGAATGGCCACAGCCAGACTGCGTGCTGCGCCCGGGTGAAGCGTACATTAGCGTGACGGAATACCATTTTATTCCTCACTAA